Below is a window of Paraburkholderia azotifigens DNA.
CGCCTTCCACGGGCGGCATATACGGCGAGCCGACCAGCGACGCAAGCACGGCCAGATTGCCGCCCCACAACGTGCCCGTGACATCGACGGTCTGCGCCTGCGGCGTCGGACCGGACACGGTGAACGTCTCCGACGTCAGCGCGTGCCAGAAGTTCTTCATCGTGAAATCGCTGACGTTTTCCGCACCGAAATCGACAGCCAGCATCGGACCGCCGAAGGTCGTCACGCCCGCCTGCGAAAGCAGCGCCAGTTGCAACGCCGTGAAATCGCTGTGTCCGCAGAACGCGATCGGCTGATCGCGCAGGCGGCGCTGCAGGCCGCGATAGTCGAGTCCGTGCAGGATACGCACCGCGCCATACCCGCCGCGCACGGCGAGCACGATATCGGGCAAATCCCGCGACGGATCGGCCAGACGGTTCAATTCCGCCGCGCGCTCGCCATCCGTGCCCGCGAAACGTTGAAACCGCCGCTGCGTCGCACTCACGTTTTCAACGTGATGCCCTTGCGCGCGCAGGCGCTTCAGCGCGACGTGGATGGCATTGGGATCGTGCGGATAGCCCGAAGGCGCAATCAGTTCGATGGTGCGATGCCTGGCCATGTGCGGTGAGCGGTCAGTTGATCGGAGTGTTGTTCTTGAGCACGTCGGCGGCGCCGGAGCCGTTCTTCAGCGCTGCGCGGGC
It encodes the following:
- the ldcA gene encoding muramoyltetrapeptide carboxypeptidase: MARHRTIELIAPSGYPHDPNAIHVALKRLRAQGHHVENVSATQRRFQRFAGTDGERAAELNRLADPSRDLPDIVLAVRGGYGAVRILHGLDYRGLQRRLRDQPIAFCGHSDFTALQLALLSQAGVTTFGGPMLAVDFGAENVSDFTMKNFWHALTSETFTVSGPTPQAQTVDVTGTLWGGNLAVLASLVGSPYMPPVEGGILFVEDVNEQPFRIERLIYQLHLAGILERQQALVLGDFSGGKAFDYDNGYDLRTMVEQVRSVIGVPIVTGLQFGHIPDMVTLPVGADAHLVAGAHGFKLTVSGHPVLD